The Solenopsis invicta isolate M01_SB chromosome 12, UNIL_Sinv_3.0, whole genome shotgun sequence genome window below encodes:
- the LOC105206642 gene encoding uncharacterized protein LOC105206642, whose amino-acid sequence MEALLEQQSELRGRISRVVANLKKTGVANLTVDHVQAALAILEKRWAKFEENHDKLGLAHGKELRKTEYYTSDHAEEVEMLYTSQRAALMDLGRSLKAKTEANVSTTVRAESTQRAPLPRLELPTFSGRFEDWPVFRDLFDSIVGQDPHLSDVQRLHYLKTRVKGGAEQLLRGLPSTDANYERAWSTLKGHYEKKRLLVKAYLSAITSLPKMKADCVADLRRIYHGMVASTQALEGIGEPVSNTTHLLVHLMVELLDAGTRREWENSIAKKSDPPSFDEFKDFLEEQFVTHESLRSVKGESSSGKSAHHTGRQSGGSERSCVVCKQNHFIMNCEKFRRKPAKERLEVVTANRLCINCMGRHQVSACSSPKACARCAARHNTLLHDAYEAAPGAVVAPSPSMHAARHPHFEPPQTLLATARVLVTDRFGTLHAVRALMDPGSETSLITEALTQRLRLPRTPASVAIYGVGGLRSGVSRGRVAMNLTSRVGDAVFAISALVMPRLSIYGGSVEANSSGWSHIRGLDLADPDFSSTDPVELLLGVDVYAKVARPGMRLGGDEEPIAQQTALGWIIMGPVSSCQVTTALTSLQCSAVDDLNALVRRFWELEEPPQATLPLSPDDAACEEHYLQSHSRDASGRYVVRLATRSTLPDLRDTRFTALRVLQANEHRFRKEVALRDAYSQFLAEYLELGHMTPAPPLPADCSRACFLPHHGVWKGDGEEARIRVVFNGFSRTSSGTSLNGELLAGPNLLPTLCAGVNTTRDRELREQLTQLCLAGGFRLRKWVANKEDLLRDIPAEHRSLLPSTVALTSEEHDVLGIRWLPAENSFAPTVKSMTEELVTKRTVLRQTARLFDPLGWLAPVVINAKLLIQAAWLRRFDWDAPLAADDVECWRRLRTELPVLEEIRIPRWSRADSPGALIEMHGFADASERAYGAVLYLRTIADGRAWLTLLIAKTQVAPLRQVSLPRLELCAAALLARIAAHTASVLALDGAAIHLWTDSTVVLGWLQGHPTRWTTFVANRVAEVQGALPDAHWHHVPGRINPADCASRGMSPLELRVHELWWQGPQYLWASSAAWPAETAVALSRGLPEQRASRVHIACEEQEPEELTRFSSLRRSLRVTAWMRRWVTLATSRADLTRGAVLSATELADARAMWIRCAQRIAFRDEIKALSRGRIERSQGPLRLLSPFLDDKGLLRVGGRLKHALLNADQRHPIILPRGSHLTYLVVADEHGRVLHGGTQLTLASLRRRYWVLRGRQLVKHYIHRCLPCLRWRAANPQPRMGNLPRARVVPSRPFTHTGLDYAGPILLRTTKGRGHRAYKAFVAVFVCFSSRAVHLEVVSDYTADAFLAAFRRFVSRRGLCLHLYSDCGTNFVGADRQLRGLLGMASESSRSIIGKLAEEGVEWHFNPPADPHFGGLWEAAVKAFKHHLRRVIGESTLTYEEMATFLAEVEACLNSRPLQALSDDADELDVLTPGHFLVGAPLKAIPEPALTRIPPSKLTRWKLLQQMRDHLWQRWSQEYLQALTPRPRWWRAEGGLKEGQLCLLKQETTPPTRWPLVRVTRLHPGDDGEVRVVTVRGATGELRRPVIKLVPLPTDEESTQRHA is encoded by the exons ATGGAGGCGTTATTGGAGCAGCAATCTGAGCTCCGCGGACGCATCTCTCGCGTCGTCGCGAACCTCAAGAAGACCGGTGTCGCGAACCTGACCGTCGATCACGTCCAAGCGGCCTTGGCCATTTTGGAAAAGCGATGGGCAAAGTTCGAGGAGAACCACGATAAGCTCGGGCTTGCTCACGGAAAGGAGTTAAGGAAAACCGAGTACTATACGAGCGACCATGCCGAAGAGGTGGAGATGCTCTACACCAGCCAACGAGCTGCATTAATGGACCTGGGGCGGTCGTTGAAGGCAAAGACCGAAGCAAATGTTTCGACGACGGTCAGGGCCGAAAGCACGCAGCGAGCCCCGCTTCCTCGGCTCGAGCTCCCAACGTTCTCCGGCAGGTTCGAGGACTGGCCGGTATTCCGTGATCTATTCGACTCCATCGTCGGTCAGGATCCGCATCTGTCCGACGTCCAAAGGCTCCACTATCTAAAGACGAGGGTCAAGGGAGGAGCGGAACAGCTTCTGAGGGGCTTGCCCTCGACGGACGCAAATTATGAACGTGCGTGGTCAACCTTGAAAGGTCACtatgagaaaaaaagattgttagTCAAGGCTTATTTGTCCGCGATTACATCGTTGCCCAAAATGAAAGCGGACTGCGTAGCCGACCTGCGACGGATCTACCATGGCATGGTAGCGTCCACCCAAGCTTTGGAAGGTATCGGTGAGCCCGTTTCCAATACCACTCACTTGCTCGTGCATCTCATGGTGGAGTTGCTCGACGCGGGTACAAGACGTGAGTGGGAAAATTCCATCGCGAAAAAAAGCGACCCGCCGTCGTTTGACGAGTTCAAGGACTTCCTCGAGGAACAGTTTGTGACGCACGAGTCGCTGCGGTCTGTCAAGGGGGAGTCCTCCTCGGGAAAATCCGCTCATCACACCGGGAGGCAGAGCGGAGGCTCCGAGCGCAGCTGCGTGGTGTGCAAGCAGAATCACTTTATTATGAACTGCGAGAAGTTTCGTCGGAAACCTGCAAAGGAGCGGTTGGAGGTAGTGACCGCCAATCGACTGTGCATCAACTGCATGGGACGACATCAGGTGAGCGCGTGCTCTTCGCCGAAGGCGTGTGCTAGGTGCGCCGCGCGCCACAACACACTCCTACATGACGCGTACGAGGCGGCTCCGGGAGCCGTTGTTGCACCTTCGCCGTCGATGCATGCCGCGCGGCACCCTCACTTCGAGCCCCCGCAGACGCTTCTCGCCACCGCGCGCGTTCTGGTGACGGATCGATTCGGAACTTTACACGCGGTTCGAGCCCTCATGGATCCGGGATCAGAGACTTCGTTGATCACAGAAGCGCTGACCCAACGCCTGCGACTGCCGCGGACACCGGCGTCCGTGGCAATTTACGGAGTGGGCGGGTTGAGGTCGGGGGTGTCGCGGGGACGAGTCGCGATGAATCTGACCTCGCGCGTTGGAGACGCGGTGTTTGCCATCTCCGCCTTGGTGATGCCAAGACTCTCGATCTACGGTGGTTCCGTGGAAGCTAACTCCAGCGGATGGTCGCACATCCGCGGCCTTGATCTCGCTGATCCTGACTTCAGTTCTACGGACCCAGTCGAGCTGCTGCTCGGTGTCGATGTCTACGCCAAGGTGGCACGACCAGGCATGCGGCTGGGAGGTGATGAGGAACCAATCGCGCAGCAGACCGCTCTAGGATGGATCATCATGGGTCCGGTAAGCTCTTGTCAGGTGACCACAGCCTTGACTTCGTTGCAGTGCTCCGCTGTTGACGATCTGAACGCATTAGTGCGTCGATTTTGGGAACTGGAGGAACCACCGCAAGCGACACTCCCCCTGTCTCCGGACGACGCGGCTTGCGAGGAGCATTACTTGCAGTCGCATTCACGGGACGCCTCGGGACGTTACGTCGTCCGACTCGCGACTCGTTCGACTCTGCCGGATTTACGTGACACGCGATTCACCGCGCTGCGAGTGTTGCAGGCGAACGAGCACCGCTTCCGGAAGGAAGTCGCTCTTCGTGATGCGTACTCACAGTTCCTGGCTGAGTATCTTGAGCTTGGCCACATGACGCCGGCGCCTCCCTTACCGGCGGATTGTTCACGCGCCTGTTTCCTGCCCCATCACGGAGTATGGAAGGGCGACGGCGAGGAGGCTAGGATCCGCGTCGTGTTCAACGGCTTCTCACGGACATCCTCTGGTACCTCCTTAAATGGCGAACTTCTTGCAGGACCGAATTTGTTGCCGACGCTCTGCGCTGGCGTAAACACCA CTCGAGACCGCGAGCTGCGCGAACAGCTGACTCAGTTGTGTTTGGCGGGCGGCTTCCGCTTGCGCAAGTGGGTCGCCAACAAGGAAGACCTGCTGCGCGACATCCCCGCTGAGCACCGGTCGTTACTGCCGTCGACGGTCGCGTTGACGTCGGAGGAGCACGACGTCCTGGGGATACGTTGGCTTCCCGCTGAGAACAGCTTTGCTCCAACTGTCAAGAGCATGACAGAGGAGCTGGTCACCAAGCGCACGGTGTTGAGGCAAACCGCGCGTCTCTTCGACCCGCTGGGCTGGCTCGCCCCGGTCGTAATAAATGCTAAACTTCTCATTCAGGCGGCCTGGCTACGGCGATTTGACTGGGATGCTCCCCTTGCTGCAGACGACGTGGAGTGCTGGCGACGGTTGCGGACGGAGCTGCCCGTCCTGGAGGAGATCCGCATCCCGCGCTGGTCACGTGCGGATTCTCCGGGCGCGCTTATTGAGATGCACGGTTTCGCCGATGCGTCGGAACGCGCCTACGGAGCGGTCTTATACCTCCGCACAATCGCGGACGGCAGGGCGTGGCTGACGCTGCTGATCGCCAAGACGCAAGTCGCGCCGCTCAGGCAGGTCTCCCTTCCGCGACTGGAGCTTTGCGCGGCTGCTCTGTTGGCTCGGATCGCGGCTCACACCGCTTCCGTCCTGGCCCTGGATGGAGCGGCGATTCACCTTTGGACGGACTCCACAGTCGTTCTGGGATGGCTTCAGGGACATCCCACGCGATGGACAACCTTCGTGGCTAACAGGGTCGCCGAGGTTCAGGGAGCACTGCCGGACGCGCACTGGCATCACGTGCCGGGGCGGATCAATCCGGCCGATTGTGCATCACGGGGAATGTCACCCCTGGAGCTGCGAGTGCATGAGCTCTGGTGGCAAGGACCTCAGTACCTGTGGGCGAGCTCTGCGGCTTGGCCGGCCGAGACAGCAGTGGCCTTGAGTCGTGGGCTGCCTGAGCAGCGAGCTTCTCGGGTCCACATCGCTTGCGAGGAGCAAGAGCCGGAGGAGCTGACTCGCTTCTCCTCGTTGCGCCGTTCGCTTCGGGTAACCGCCTGGATGCGCCGCTGGGTGACGTTGGCAACTTCGCGTGCCGACTTGACGCGGGGGGCGGTGCTCTCGGCTACTGAGCTGGCAGACGCTCGGGCCATGTGGATCCGATGCGCGCAGAGGATTGCCTTCCGGGACGAGATTAAGGCTCTGTCGAGAGGGCGTATCGAGCGCTCTCAAGGTCCACTCCGGTTGCTGAGTCCGTTTCTCGACGACAAGGGACTGCTGCGCGTGGGTGGCCGACTGAAGCACGCGCTGTTGAATGCTGACCAGCGTCATCCCATAATACTTCCGCGGGGCTCGCATCTCACCTATCTGGTGGTCGCGGACGAGCACGGCCGTGTGCTTCATGGAGGCACCCAATTAACTCTCGCATCGCTGCGTCGGAGGTACTGGGTACTACGAGGTCGGCAATTGGTGAAGCACTACATTCATCGTTGTCTTCCATGCTTGCGATGGCGGGCGGCGAATCCCCAACCACGGATGGGCAACCTCCCACGAGCCAGAGTCGTTCCAAGTCGACCGTTCACTCATACGGGCTTAGATTACGCTGGACCGATCCTCCTGCGTACCACGAAAGGTCGAGGTCACAGGGCCTACAAGGCCTTTGTGGCAGTCTTTGTTTGTTTCAGTTCGCGAGCCGTCCACCTCGAGGTCGTTAGCGACTACACAGCTGATGCCTTTCTTGCAGCGTTCCGGCGCTTCGTGTCTCGCAGAGGATTGTGCTTGCACCTGTACAGTGACTGCGGAACTAACTTCGTGGGCGCGGATCGACAGCTGCGTGGTCTTTTGGGAATGGCGAGCGAGAGTAGCCGGAGTATCATAGGAAAGCTAGCGGAGGAGGGTGTGGAGTGGCACTTCAACCCTCCCGCTGACCCCCACTTTGGGGGCCTCTGGGAAGCTGCGGTCAAGGCCTTCAAACACCATCTGCGCCGAGTCATCGGCGAGTCAACACTGACTTACGAGGAGATGGCTACGTTTTTGGCCGAAGTAGAGGCGTGTCTCAACTCTCGACCGTTGCAGGCGCTTTCGGACGACGCCGACGAATTGGATGTGTTGACGCCGGGCCATTTTCTCGTTGGCGCTCCGTTGAAGGCTATCCCCGAACCGGCACTGACGAGGATTCCCCCCAGTAAGCTGACACGCTGGAAGCTACTCCAGCAAATGAGGGATCATCTTTGGCAGCGGTGGTCGCAGGAATACCTCCAGGCGCTGACCCCTCGACCAAGGTGGTGGCGTGCGGAAGGTGGCCTGAAGGAGGGTCAGCTTTGCCTGCTGAAGCAGGAAACAACGCCACCGACGCGGTGGCCCTTGGTGCGTGTCACGCGTCTCCACCCGGGTGATGATGGCGAGGTGCGGGTCGTGACCGTTCGGGGAGCTACAGGGGAGCTTCGGCGGCCAGTTATCAAGCTCGTCCCTCTTCCGACGGACGAGGAGAGTACGCAGCGCCATGCCTAG